One segment of Leptodactylus fuscus isolate aLepFus1 chromosome 7, aLepFus1.hap2, whole genome shotgun sequence DNA contains the following:
- the LOC142214279 gene encoding uncharacterized protein LOC142214279 yields MKIFLLLAVYIPLCIAGQSPRRVFGILNMAKNLTTDFNPLNMKDVSWKREIDEYRIRILKVKNTVLENNGNRYIPFNNGTILGIKSLTKGDSGCYIADVTLLNNEIKEEEFILEVLDPVHPPYIIVETNGDRCNITLHCKVFPNTSDYDYIWKYRHLESDYQPYSNESSIQLKLEPNHKEIKFMCIVSNPADQKNISVHLENCSEKKKRIAASTNVFVIIVLTVVVVISVVSCIFQKKSTRTRTRTRTREGKRMDWHTYHNENVENYQRKYEDDKEYALVPCEDHMTNLQDERWIRGKEEHDSNGHAIGEPLLPYFDETRRTTVSSIHDEELREHVVEVHKSDEHEMEEHLQTCEDTREQSEEVSAHGAEERCNNGHVNKDMCRSKDKDDHDEEMRVHVVEVHETQEQENKEHPRREQHKEKPTHEVEEYENEEHKNEEQLSTPIEESREQETAVEDYAADEDVDEEHLTVPVEETHDPGEEVQTHGVEEHENHDEHPNESDNIPIVDRDSGDQDEGQADQNELKEHVDRDESKNNLSTPIQETGEQVAELQTHGDSENNEHVNEEHLTPPVEESWRYNGWQEDLDEDELKKHKKDEHLDEEENIINLLADTINQEEPVRIDEEEEQEKKDDHEIEEDAPLKEEPDVQNGACTEQNI; encoded by the exons GACAATCTCCTCGACGTGTGTTTGGAATTCTGAATATGGCTAAGAACTTAACAACTGATTTTAACCCATTGAATATGAAAGACGTGTCCTGGAAACGTGAAATAGATGAGTATAGAATTCGGATTCTAAAAGTTAAGAACACCGTGCTCGAAAATAATGGCAACCGATATATACCATTCAATAACGGAACAATTTTGGGCATCAAAAGCCTGACTAAGGGCGATAGTGGATGTTACATTGCTGATGTTACTCTTCTGAATAATGAAATAAAGGAAGAAGAATTTATTTTAGAAGTGCTTG ATCCTGTCCACCCCCCATACATCATAGTGGAGACAAATGGAGATCGGTGTAATATTACTCTTCATTGCAAGGTCTTTCCGAATACATCAGATTACGACTATATATGGAAATACAGACACCTGGAATCTGATTATCAGCCATATAGCAACGAAAGCTCCATCCAGCTAAAACTGGAACCGAACCACAAGGAAATTAAATTTATGTGTATTGTGAGTAACCCGGCCGATCAGAAAAATATCTCTGTCCATTTAGAAAATTGCTCAG AAAAGAAGAAACGTATTGCGGCATCCACAAACGTCTTTGTAATAATTGTGTTGACAGTAGTTGTGGTCATCTCTGTGGTGTCATGTATATTTCAGAAGAAATCAACTCGaactagaactagaactagaactCGAGAAG GGAAACGGATGGATTGGCATACATACCATAATGAAAATGTGGAGAACTATCAGAGGAAATATGAAGATGACAAGGAATATGCATTGGTTCCATGTGAAGATCATATGACGA ACCTGCAGGACGAGAGGTGGATACGTGGCAAAGAGGAACATGACAGCAATGGGCATGCCATTGGAGAACCTTTGCTACCTTATTTTGATGAAACACGGAGAACAACAGTTTCGA GTATCCATGATGAAGAGTTGCGAGAACATGTGGTGGAGGTACATAAGAGCGATGAACATGAGATGGAAGAACATCTGCAAACGTGTGAAGACACAA GGGAACAGAGTGAAGAAGTGTCGGCACATGGTGCAGAGGAACGGTGCaataatggacatgtgaataaagaCATGTGTAGATCAAAAGATAAAG ATGACCATGATGAAGAGATGCGAGTACATGTGGTGGAGGTCCATGAGACCCAGGAACAGGAGAACAAAGAACATCCCAGAC GAGAACAGCATAAAGAGAAGCCAACACATGAGGTCGAGGAATATGAAAATGAAGAACACAAAAATGAAGAACAATTGTCAACTCCTATTGAGGAATCAC GTGAGCAGGAAACAGCGGTGGAAGACTATGCGGCTGATGAAGATGTGGATGAAGAACATCTGACAGTTCCTGTTGAAGAAACAC ATGACCCAGGTGAAGAAGTCCAAACACATGGTGTGGAAGAACATGAGAACCACGATGAGCATCCAAATGAAAGTGACAATATACCAATTGTAGACAGAGACTCCG GTGACCAGGATGAAGGACAAGCCGACCAGAACGAGTTGAAGGAACATGTGGATAGAGATGAAAGCAAAAATAACCTCTCAACTCCCATTCAGGAAACCG GGGAACAGGTTGCCGAGCTGCAAACGCATGGGGATAGTGAAAACAATGAACATGTGAATGAAGAACATCTGACACCTCCGGTGGAAGAGTCAT gGAGATACAATGGATGGCAAGAAGATCTGGACGAAGATGAGCTGAAAAAACACAAGAAGGATGAACACCTGGATGAAGAGGAAAATATAATAAATCTGTTGGCAGACACAA TCAATCAGGAGGAACCTGTGCGAATAGATGAAGAAGAGGAACAGGAGAAGAAGGATGACCATGAGATTGAAGAAGATGCTCCTCTTAAAGAAGAACCAG ATGTACAAAATGGAGCGTGTACCGAGCAGAATATCTGA